CGACAGAGACGTTATATCCTACGGACTTCAGGCGAGCGGCGGGGGAGGCCAGGCTGAAGGGCTGATGGCCCAGTTCATAGCAGGAGATGAGCAGGATGACATCGTCACGCTTCATGATATAACCACGGGCGGCGACGGAGGCCGGTTATTTCGTCTGAGGGGGACGGTATCCCGGCGGCATTTCAGCGCCTTCGCCAAAGAAGAACTCTTCCAGGTGCCGGTCGTAGACTTCCTGCCCCTCTGTCGTGGCGAGATTCAGGCGGTACTCGTTGATGACCATGACCGAATAGTTGATCCACATCTGCCAGGCCTGTTTGGAAATGTTATCGTAGATGCGCTGGCCGAGTTCGTTGGGGAAGGGGACGAAATCGAGTCCTTCGAGTTCTTCTTTGAGCTTGGCGCAGTGGACCATGCGGGCCATGCCGGACCTCCTCGTAACGGGCGTAGTCTTC
The window above is part of the Gemmatimonadota bacterium genome. Proteins encoded here:
- a CDS encoding oxidative damage protection protein; translated protein: MARMVHCAKLKEELEGLDFVPFPNELGQRIYDNISKQAWQMWINYSVMVINEYRLNLATTEGQEVYDRHLEEFFFGEGAEMPPGYRPPQTK